Proteins from one Erythrolamprus reginae isolate rEryReg1 chromosome 6, rEryReg1.hap1, whole genome shotgun sequence genomic window:
- the TMEM60 gene encoding transmembrane protein 60, protein MRMSLAQRVLLTWLFTLLFLIMLVLKLDEKAPWNWFLIFIPVWIFDTILLVMIIVKMARRCKSGYDPRNGSQNLKKKAWYLTAMLLKLAFCLALCAKLEQFTAMKLYYVFIPLWILLIGGMIELGCNIFYVRRD, encoded by the coding sequence ATGAGAATGTCCTTGGCCCAGAGAGTTCTACTCACGTGGCTCTTCACGTTACTCTTCCTGATCATGCTGGTGTTAAAACTGGATGAAAAGGCGCCCTGGAACTGGTTTCTCATATTTATCCCGGTTTGGATATTTGATACCATCCTTCTAGTGATGATCATCGTGAAAATGGCCCGCCGTTGCAAATCCGGCTACGACCCTCGCAACGGTTCCCAGAACCTCAAGAAAAAAGCCTGGTACCTGACAGCGATGCTCCTGAAGCTGGCCTTCTGCCTGGCGCTCTGCGCAAAACTGGAACAATTTACCGCCATGAAACTGTACTATGTCTTTATTCCCCTGTGGATTTTGCTCATTGGAGGGATGATAGAGCTCGGCTGCAATATTTTCTACGTAAGGAGGGACTAA